The Terriglobus roseus sequence CCGGTGAGCGAGGTTGTTCACGTCATTTACAACTTCGCTGCACTGATACATGTGTTGATGTAACTGCGTGTCTTTGCGGGTAACACAGCCGCTTTTCGTTGCGAGCTGTGACACGACGCCGGTATGCTGCGAGGCATCGTATAGGTTGACTTCATCTCTGCGCTTGCGCAGGGGTTGGACCACGCGGCCCAGCCGCCTCACCCCCAACGAGGAACGGTATGGCGATCGAGCAGCAGGCAGCAGACGGATTCGGCGGTTGTTGTCTTTCTGACAGTCTCTTTGAGCGGTACAGCTGGTTCTACGCGCTCTGTCGCGAACATCTTTTCCACGATCACACGTACGACATCTCCCATGCCCTCTGGGATGGGGCCACGCCCGAAGACGGAACGCATGTGGTGGAGTTGGGCTGCGGACCCGGCTTTTACGCCTGCAGATTTGCAGAAGAGTTCCCGCAGATTCGCACGACTGGCGTGGATTTGTCGCATAACCTTTTGACCCGTGCCCGTCGTCGCGCCGCACGCAGGAACCTGGCCAACTGCACGTTTTATAACGCGGATGTTCACGCGCTGCCGGCGGCCATGGAACCGGTCCACGACATCGTCGTGTCGCGACTGTTCCTGATCGTTCCAAACCGCGAGGATGTATTACGCGAAATCTTCCGGGTCCTGCGGCCGGGTGGTCGATGTTTCATCGCGGAGCCAGTCAGCGCCATGCGTACGCAGCTACCACTCTCTGCCATGTGGTTGCTCGCAAAGATCACATCGTTCGGTCGCGTGCCGTATATTGAGCCTCACAAGGTAAAAACGATGTCTGCTCCGGAATTTGAAGCACTGCTGCATACGGAACCGTGGGAAAGCGTGAAGATCACACGCCGTGGCCGCTACCAATTTGGCGTTTGCACCAAACCCCTGACCGATCAGAGCTCCGAAGCACGGGCTTCTGCGGAGATCACCGTTGCCTGATTCGTACCCGATCCTGTCTCCTGACAAACCTTCTGCCGCGAACGCTGGCAAATGCGCACTGGCTGTGATGGCAAAGGCTCCACGACCAGGGAAGGTCAAAACGCGTCTCGCTCCTCCATTGACCCTTGAACAGTCCGCCGCGTTGAACACATGCTTCCTACGCGACACCTTCACGAATATCGATTCGGTTGAAGACGCCCAGGGCATCATCTGTTACACGCCGGTGGGCGACGAGGCGATGTTCGACGGCCTGGCGCCCAAAAGCTTTGCATTGATTGCCCAGCGGGGAGATGGCTTCGGCGACCGTCTATACCTGGCGGCGACCGACCTGCTGGCGTGCGGCTTCAGTTCCGTGTGCCTTATTGACTCTGACAGCCCCACGATTCCGTATGCTGCCTTGCAACAGGCCGTCCAAGCATTGGCACAGCCGGGCGATCGCGTCGTTCTGGGTGGTTCGGACGATGGCGGGTACTACCTGATCGGCCTGAAAGCGGCACATGCTGCAGTCTTCGAGCGCATTACGTGGAGCACAGCTTCTGTCTTTGCCGAGACCGTTGAACGCGCCGCTGAAGCAGACTTGGAATTAGTCGAGCTGCCGGTCTGGTACGACGTGGATGACGGCGCAACCCTCCGTATTCTGGCGGCAGAACTACTGGAAGGGAAGCGGCCATTCTTCGCCGAGACCGACGGTTTTGACGCCGTCCGCACACGAGAGTTTCTGCAGTCACTCGCTGAGGGTGGATCGCCGCCATGGCATACCGCGGGTTGAAGCCAGCAGCAGGCGGAGCTTCGTTCTGGCCCGCCAGCGCGCTCGGTACCAATCTGGCTCTGACGCTGCTCGGCTGCCTGATGCTCTGGCTCTCACGTCACCTGGCGTTCGAGTTCAGACACATCGTCTTCGACTACTCGGAGACATCACTCAGCGCCCTCATCACCTTCCTGGGTGCGGCCCTGCTGGTTACGCGGCAACCGGTGAACCGTGCAACCATACCAATCATCCTGGCGTTTGCACTGCTGTGCAGGCTGGTCTTTCTTCTGCCGCCACCGCATCTGTCCAGCGACATCTACCGATACGTCTGGGATGGGATGATGCAGCATCACGGGATCAACCCCTATCGCTACTATCCCGCCGACCCGCACATCGCGGCCTTTCGCGATAGTTCGATCTACCCGCACATTAATCGAAAAGAATACGCCGTCACGATCTACCCGCCTGTGGCGCAGATGTTCTACTTCATTGCCACAGCCTTCTCGGCGAGTCTGACCGCTATGAAGTTGACCATGTATGCCTCTGAGGCCATCACGGTCTATGCGCTCACCCGCATGCTGACGCTCCTTGGGAGCCGACGGGAGCAAGTCCTCCTCTATGCGTGGAGTCCGTTGCTAATCTGGGAGGTTGGTTCCAGCGGGCATCTTGACGCTTTCCTGACTGCGCTGCTGGCGCTGGCCCTGCTCTTCCGTATGCGCAATCAGCCTGTGTTAACTGGGCTGGCACTTGGGGCGGCAGTGATGACGAAGTTTTACCCGCTCATACTGCTGCCGGCACTCTGGCGTCGGCGCGACTGGCGGATGCCGTTGACTGTGGCCGGCGTGATCGCAGCCAGCTACCTGCCGTATCTTTCCGTCGGAAAGAGAGTCTTTGGTTTCGCGGGCGGTTATGTGCAGGAAGAGGGCATCAGCAGCGGATCGCGGTACTTTCTACTGGAACTGGCACACCATCTGCCAGGCCTGTCGGATCTGCCGGCTGTTGCATACTACGCATTTTGCGTTCTGTGCTTCGTGCCGTTGCTCTGGTGGTGCTGGCGTGTCGGCGATTCCGGGGATGGAGTTGCGTTCCTGCGTCCGGCCGCCGCGCTTGGTTTCGCACTGATGCTGCTGTTTTCGCCGCACTATCCCTGGTACGTCCTATGGCTGGTGCCATTCGTTGTTCTGAGTCCTGGCCTCACGATGGGTGTCTACCTCTGCGTGATCTTCTACGGTTTCACGACCATGTGGGCCGAACCTGGAGCGCACATGTACTTCCTGAGCAAGTGGATGTATGGCACCGTCGCGCTTGCTGCGATCCTTGAAGCGGCCTATAAGGGGTGGCTGCATCGCTTCTTTGCTCCGGGGCGGTTCTGGGCCGTTGCGCAGGAGGGTGGGGCGTAGATGCGAGTTTCTGTGATCATCCCCGCGCTGAACGAGGCAGAGTCTATAGGTTTCGTGGTGGGCGAGATGCCCTGGAGTCTGATCGACGAGTGCATCGTCGTTGACAACGGATCGACGGACGATACGGCAGCTATCGCCATCGCCGCCGGTGCTCGCGTTATCACTGCGCCCCGCGGCTACGGTGCGGCCTGTATGGACGGTGCATCGGCTGCTTTGCAGACAAGCGATGTGCTGGTCTTCCTCGACGGCGATGGAGCGGACATTGCAGCGCATATCCCCGACTTGCTCGCGCCCATCGCGCGGGGCGAAATGGATCTGGTGCTCGGGACGCGACTTGGACCACGCCCCGCGACCCTCAAACGGGAGAAGGGTTCAATGCTTGCCTCGCAGATCTTTGCCGGGTGGTTCGTCGGCACATTGCTGCGTCTGCGTTTTCCTCGAAAGCATCGCTACACGGACATGTGTGCCTTTCGCGCAATTCGACGTACCGCGCTGAACTCCCTGGGAATGAAGGAGCGCACCTATGGATGGAACTTGGAGATGCAGATACGCGCGCTGCAGAAGGGACTCCGGATCACCGAAATCCCCGTCGGATACCGCGC is a genomic window containing:
- a CDS encoding class I SAM-dependent methyltransferase, which codes for MAIEQQAADGFGGCCLSDSLFERYSWFYALCREHLFHDHTYDISHALWDGATPEDGTHVVELGCGPGFYACRFAEEFPQIRTTGVDLSHNLLTRARRRAARRNLANCTFYNADVHALPAAMEPVHDIVVSRLFLIVPNREDVLREIFRVLRPGGRCFIAEPVSAMRTQLPLSAMWLLAKITSFGRVPYIEPHKVKTMSAPEFEALLHTEPWESVKITRRGRYQFGVCTKPLTDQSSEARASAEITVA
- a CDS encoding TIGR04282 family arsenosugar biosynthesis glycosyltransferase encodes the protein MPDSYPILSPDKPSAANAGKCALAVMAKAPRPGKVKTRLAPPLTLEQSAALNTCFLRDTFTNIDSVEDAQGIICYTPVGDEAMFDGLAPKSFALIAQRGDGFGDRLYLAATDLLACGFSSVCLIDSDSPTIPYAALQQAVQALAQPGDRVVLGGSDDGGYYLIGLKAAHAAVFERITWSTASVFAETVERAAEADLELVELPVWYDVDDGATLRILAAELLEGKRPFFAETDGFDAVRTREFLQSLAEGGSPPWHTAG
- a CDS encoding glycosyltransferase family 87 protein, whose amino-acid sequence is MAYRGLKPAAGGASFWPASALGTNLALTLLGCLMLWLSRHLAFEFRHIVFDYSETSLSALITFLGAALLVTRQPVNRATIPIILAFALLCRLVFLLPPPHLSSDIYRYVWDGMMQHHGINPYRYYPADPHIAAFRDSSIYPHINRKEYAVTIYPPVAQMFYFIATAFSASLTAMKLTMYASEAITVYALTRMLTLLGSRREQVLLYAWSPLLIWEVGSSGHLDAFLTALLALALLFRMRNQPVLTGLALGAAVMTKFYPLILLPALWRRRDWRMPLTVAGVIAASYLPYLSVGKRVFGFAGGYVQEEGISSGSRYFLLELAHHLPGLSDLPAVAYYAFCVLCFVPLLWWCWRVGDSGDGVAFLRPAAALGFALMLLFSPHYPWYVLWLVPFVVLSPGLTMGVYLCVIFYGFTTMWAEPGAHMYFLSKWMYGTVALAAILEAAYKGWLHRFFAPGRFWAVAQEGGA
- a CDS encoding glycosyltransferase family 2 protein, giving the protein MRVSVIIPALNEAESIGFVVGEMPWSLIDECIVVDNGSTDDTAAIAIAAGARVITAPRGYGAACMDGASAALQTSDVLVFLDGDGADIAAHIPDLLAPIARGEMDLVLGTRLGPRPATLKREKGSMLASQIFAGWFVGTLLRLRFPRKHRYTDMCAFRAIRRTALNSLGMKERTYGWNLEMQIRALQKGLRITEIPVGYRARYGGISKVSGDFRASLKAAQRILEVLLRVTAEKV